A region from the Gemmatimonadota bacterium genome encodes:
- the qhpC gene encoding quinohemoprotein amine dehydrogenase subunit gamma yields the protein MKHIKAINRKAARIERLAEAGEHADPQPSAGIGADDGFVREDELDVVALQSVESGPHFPIGCSLVFFPGWEADSSGGTAGLCQPVERDLFDCHLGCFWPAHVPDQLNYAPDWTGKCASAQKDWRKIDLIFP from the coding sequence GTGAAACACATCAAGGCGATCAACAGGAAGGCGGCGCGCATCGAGCGTCTCGCCGAGGCCGGTGAGCATGCCGACCCCCAGCCTTCGGCCGGCATCGGCGCGGACGACGGATTCGTGCGCGAGGATGAGCTGGACGTGGTGGCGCTGCAAAGCGTCGAGTCCGGCCCCCACTTTCCCATCGGCTGTTCGCTGGTGTTCTTCCCGGGATGGGAAGCGGACAGTTCAGGTGGCACCGCGGGGCTTTGTCAGCCGGTGGAGCGGGACCTGTTCGACTGCCACCTCGGTTGCTTCTGGCCCGCGCACGTCCCCGACCAGCTCAACTACGCGCCCGACTGGACCGGCAAGTGCGCCTCGGCCCAGAAGGACTGGCGCAAGATCGACCTGATCTTCCCGTGA
- the peaB gene encoding quinohemoprotein amine dehydrogenase maturation protein: MSTIGLREFHAFEAAGQRFLYLVPSAGVVRLDGPSAAVLDALDAGPRAREDVVGALADRFGSEAVDGAIGELLEVRAIGPTRAEPERALPVLPPRGFPLTTMVLNVTSKCNLACTYCYEYGEDAIVPETNKPRFMSEGTARQSVDWMFEQGSANDRVLLTFFGGETLLNFKVLQSTHTYAIEKARELGKQVDFSLTTNATLLRPHIIEWLADNRIGVTISIDGPQDAQDKSRVFKNGQGSYETVLPRIKELLQRHRSRPIGARVTLTRQNLDVLGIFRHLTEEIGFQEVGFAPVTTASQRDFAIEGTGFDRMLGQFETLADEYKHAALAGRPHGFSNVKDTLEEIHKGVSKAFPCGAGLGLMGVATDGDVALCHRFAGSDDHRIGSVFDGVDEVRKYDFLKRHHMVNKTDCSTCWARPLCAGGCYHEAHVRYGDTGHANLHFCEWVRSWTDTCLEIYGELAERRPDVLALFDEPLPLTA; this comes from the coding sequence GTGAGCACCATCGGCCTGCGCGAATTCCACGCCTTCGAAGCGGCAGGGCAGCGCTTCCTGTATCTGGTGCCGTCCGCGGGCGTAGTGCGACTCGACGGGCCGTCGGCGGCCGTGCTGGACGCGTTGGACGCCGGACCCCGCGCCCGGGAGGACGTCGTGGGTGCCCTTGCCGATCGCTTCGGCAGCGAAGCCGTCGACGGGGCCATCGGCGAGCTGCTCGAAGTGCGGGCCATCGGGCCCACACGGGCCGAGCCCGAGCGGGCGTTGCCGGTGCTCCCACCGCGCGGCTTTCCCCTCACCACCATGGTCCTGAACGTCACCAGCAAGTGCAACCTGGCGTGCACCTACTGCTACGAGTATGGCGAGGACGCCATCGTCCCTGAGACCAACAAGCCGCGCTTCATGAGCGAGGGGACCGCGCGGCAGAGCGTCGACTGGATGTTCGAGCAAGGCTCGGCCAATGATCGTGTGCTGCTCACGTTCTTCGGCGGCGAGACGCTGCTCAACTTCAAGGTGCTGCAGTCAACGCACACCTATGCGATCGAAAAAGCGCGTGAGCTGGGCAAGCAGGTGGATTTCTCGCTCACGACCAACGCTACGCTCCTGCGCCCGCACATCATCGAGTGGTTGGCCGACAACCGCATCGGCGTGACGATCTCGATCGATGGCCCCCAGGACGCCCAGGACAAGTCCCGCGTCTTCAAGAACGGGCAGGGCAGCTACGAGACGGTGTTGCCCCGCATCAAGGAGCTGCTGCAGCGCCATCGCTCACGCCCCATCGGCGCGCGCGTCACCCTGACGCGACAGAATCTGGACGTGCTGGGCATCTTCCGGCATCTGACCGAAGAGATCGGGTTTCAGGAGGTAGGGTTCGCTCCCGTGACCACGGCGTCGCAACGCGACTTCGCGATCGAGGGCACCGGATTCGACCGCATGCTCGGCCAGTTCGAGACCCTGGCGGACGAATACAAGCACGCGGCTCTGGCGGGTCGTCCCCACGGTTTCTCCAATGTGAAGGACACGCTGGAGGAGATCCACAAGGGCGTGAGCAAGGCGTTCCCATGCGGGGCTGGCCTCGGCCTGATGGGGGTCGCCACCGATGGAGACGTGGCGCTCTGTCACCGGTTCGCCGGATCGGACGACCACCGCATCGGGTCCGTGTTCGACGGCGTCGACGAGGTGCGGAAGTACGACTTCCTGAAGAGGCACCACATGGTCAACAAGACCGACTGCAGCACCTGTTGGGCCCGCCCGCTGTGTGCGGGCGGGTGCTACCACGAAGCGCACGTCCGCTACGGGGACACCGGCCACGCCAACCTGCACTTCTGCGAGTGGGTGCGCTCCTGGACAGACACGTGTCTCGAGATCTACGGCGAGCTGGCCGAGCGACGGCCGGATGTACTCGCCCTGTTCGACGAACCGCTCCCGCTTACGGCGTAG
- the peaA gene encoding quinohemoprotein amine dehydrogenase subunit alpha, with protein sequence MRTKFTCTILPRVVLLGAIALPVRLGAQTSPDERIPEGGIPIQDDAVVRSCRRCHAVSDDGRMSRISFSRKTPEGWELTLRRMVTLNEVDLEPAMARRILRYLSNQQGLAPEELRPVSYEVERRLDDREFADDLKPTCTGCHSAARALTQRRTREEWALLVAMHRGYYPLIDFQAFRRGGPAEEGEDPRHPMDKAIDHLAEGYPLETPEWTAWSASMRPPRLAGTWALSGNELGRGPLYGRVTVTPVAGAEDEFTTEVTYRYARDGKTVTRRGRATVYTGYQWRGRTGEGDEALREVMFVERDWQSMSGRWFTGAYDELGIDVELTRSDGPTVLGAWPRMLVSGRTGQTVEVHGTELPATLGTADVDLGAGVQVRALERLSAERVRIRVDVDADAAVGPRDLFVAGKNRAAALAVADGVDRIAVSPAWGMARLGGGNFPKGFQRFEALGYHNGPDGKPDTGDDVALGPVDVEWSLEEYSATLGDNDLAYVGALGADGTFTPALDGPNPQRPGNRNNVGDVWAVATYAPDGGRAPLRARAHLLVTVPLYMRWDPWTEGR encoded by the coding sequence ATGCGAACGAAATTCACCTGCACCATCCTGCCACGGGTCGTCCTGCTGGGCGCGATTGCCCTGCCGGTGCGCCTGGGTGCCCAGACCTCCCCCGACGAGCGCATTCCCGAGGGTGGCATTCCCATCCAGGACGACGCGGTGGTCCGGAGCTGTCGGCGCTGCCACGCGGTGAGCGACGATGGGCGCATGTCGCGGATCTCGTTCTCCCGCAAGACGCCGGAAGGGTGGGAGCTCACCCTCCGCCGCATGGTCACGCTGAACGAGGTCGATCTGGAGCCGGCGATGGCCCGGCGCATTCTGCGCTACCTCTCCAATCAACAGGGCCTGGCTCCGGAGGAGTTGCGCCCGGTCTCCTACGAGGTGGAGCGGCGCCTGGACGACCGTGAGTTCGCCGACGACCTGAAGCCCACCTGCACAGGGTGCCACTCGGCCGCGCGCGCACTCACGCAACGCCGCACGCGCGAGGAGTGGGCGCTGCTGGTGGCGATGCACCGCGGATACTATCCGCTCATCGACTTCCAGGCCTTCCGGCGCGGAGGGCCGGCCGAGGAGGGCGAGGATCCCCGCCACCCGATGGACAAGGCCATCGACCACCTGGCCGAAGGCTATCCGCTGGAGACGCCCGAGTGGACCGCCTGGAGTGCGTCGATGCGTCCACCCCGTCTGGCGGGTACCTGGGCGCTGTCGGGCAACGAGTTGGGTCGAGGGCCGCTGTACGGTCGGGTGACGGTCACACCCGTCGCGGGCGCGGAGGACGAGTTCACCACCGAAGTGACCTACCGGTACGCCAGGGACGGCAAGACCGTCACGCGTCGCGGGCGCGCGACCGTCTACACCGGTTATCAGTGGAGGGGCCGCACCGGTGAGGGTGACGAGGCCCTTCGCGAGGTGATGTTCGTCGAGCGTGACTGGCAGTCGATGTCGGGCCGCTGGTTCACCGGTGCCTACGACGAGCTGGGCATCGATGTGGAACTCACCCGCAGCGACGGCCCCACCGTGTTGGGCGCCTGGCCGCGGATGCTGGTGAGCGGGCGAACGGGCCAGACCGTCGAGGTACACGGAACGGAGCTGCCCGCCACGCTCGGGACCGCCGATGTCGACCTGGGTGCAGGCGTCCAGGTCCGCGCGCTGGAGCGGCTCTCTGCGGAGCGCGTTCGCATACGCGTGGATGTGGACGCCGACGCTGCGGTCGGACCGCGGGACCTGTTCGTGGCCGGGAAGAACCGCGCGGCAGCTTTGGCCGTGGCCGACGGCGTCGATCGCATCGCAGTCTCGCCGGCCTGGGGCATGGCGCGCCTGGGCGGTGGCAACTTCCCCAAAGGCTTCCAGCGCTTCGAGGCGCTCGGGTACCACAACGGTCCCGATGGCAAGCCCGACACCGGGGACGACGTGGCCTTGGGGCCGGTGGACGTCGAGTGGAGCCTGGAGGAGTACTCGGCCACCCTGGGCGACAACGATCTCGCCTACGTGGGTGCGCTGGGCGCGGACGGGACGTTCACGCCGGCGCTGGACGGCCCCAACCCGCAGCGCCCGGGCAACCGCAACAACGTGGGCGACGTGTGGGCCGTCGCCACGTACGCACCCGACGGAGGCCGAGCGCCTCTGCGCGCACGCGCCCACCTGCTGGTGACGGTGCCGCTCTACATGCGTTGGGACCCGTGGACGGAGGGCCGGTGA
- a CDS encoding tryptophan 7-halogenase — translation MSEHDALVVGGGPAGAAAFQLLRQRGLDVCWVPGPRRAHDSLTLSLPPSCASLFHRAGLGAVWERTDWHPTTGNAVHWAGVTRGEPFAAGTSGRICEAGPLEDALREAAGTAPGRIQPGRALRIESEGERMAVRIEGCSEPLRTHWVLDCTGRSGLAVRSGLAKRESGPSTLAVSARWHSEGAWGPGAGGADTVIESQQDGWAWSVPLAPDVRDVSVMLDPRHTPRDAGSLQTLYRARLAAAPRLCELLGKAVQESAAWACDATTYWTDPVARSGLLLVGDAASALDPLTSYGVKKALASAWLAAAVVETCLADDAMTGAALDLYAERERAIPEHLGSAAAAFAADAARTHAQPFWRVRADTDRPPWAELDPDVEALRSDPAVLAAFEEIRGVPTARFAVATLQTVRRPTVVGTRIAWEDRLVTRRWPRGLRHLRGVDLLELAKLAPQHPGVPDLYERYCRTSEPVILPDFTGALSVLVAEGVLSLCPTGPGC, via the coding sequence ATGTCCGAGCACGATGCTCTCGTGGTCGGTGGTGGACCGGCGGGAGCGGCCGCGTTTCAGTTGCTACGGCAGCGTGGTCTGGACGTGTGCTGGGTGCCGGGCCCTCGTCGTGCGCACGATTCGCTTACGCTGTCCCTGCCTCCGAGCTGTGCCTCGCTGTTCCACCGAGCGGGCCTGGGGGCCGTCTGGGAGCGGACCGATTGGCATCCGACCACCGGAAACGCCGTCCACTGGGCAGGCGTGACCCGCGGCGAGCCCTTCGCTGCGGGTACCAGCGGACGCATCTGCGAGGCCGGGCCGCTGGAGGACGCGTTGCGCGAGGCCGCTGGGACGGCGCCCGGTCGCATTCAGCCCGGCCGCGCGCTGCGCATCGAGTCGGAAGGCGAGCGCATGGCCGTCCGCATCGAAGGCTGCAGCGAACCCCTTCGGACCCACTGGGTCCTCGACTGCACGGGCCGGAGCGGGCTGGCCGTGCGCAGCGGCCTGGCCAAGCGCGAGAGTGGTCCTTCCACCCTGGCGGTCAGCGCCCGCTGGCATTCCGAAGGTGCCTGGGGCCCGGGTGCGGGTGGCGCCGACACCGTGATCGAGTCCCAGCAAGACGGGTGGGCCTGGTCCGTGCCACTGGCTCCGGACGTGCGGGACGTGAGCGTGATGCTAGATCCCCGCCACACGCCTCGGGACGCAGGATCGCTGCAGACGCTCTACCGGGCGCGCCTGGCTGCGGCCCCGCGGTTGTGTGAGTTGCTGGGGAAGGCGGTGCAGGAGAGCGCGGCCTGGGCCTGCGACGCCACGACCTACTGGACCGATCCTGTCGCCCGGTCGGGACTGTTGCTGGTGGGAGACGCCGCCAGCGCGCTCGATCCCCTAACCTCCTACGGAGTGAAGAAGGCGTTGGCCTCCGCCTGGTTGGCGGCTGCGGTGGTGGAAACCTGCCTGGCCGACGATGCGATGACCGGCGCGGCGCTGGACCTCTACGCGGAGCGTGAGCGGGCGATCCCCGAGCACCTGGGGAGCGCGGCTGCGGCCTTCGCTGCCGACGCTGCCCGCACGCACGCCCAGCCGTTCTGGAGGGTGCGTGCGGACACGGACCGCCCCCCGTGGGCGGAGCTCGATCCCGACGTGGAGGCGCTGCGCTCCGATCCGGCGGTGCTGGCTGCCTTCGAGGAGATCCGCGGCGTCCCTACGGCGCGCTTCGCGGTGGCGACCCTGCAGACCGTCCGCAGGCCCACGGTCGTCGGCACCCGCATCGCCTGGGAAGACCGCCTGGTCACGCGGCGCTGGCCCCGCGGCCTTCGTCACCTGCGGGGGGTGGATCTGCTGGAGCTGGCGAAGCTCGCTCCCCAGCACCCCGGCGTCCCGGACCTGTACGAGCGCTACTGTCGAACGTCGGAGCCGGTCATCCTTCCGGATTTCACGGGTGCGCTCTCCGTGTTGGTGGCCGAGGGCGTGCTGTCCTTGTGCCCCACCGGGCCGGGGTGCTAA
- a CDS encoding DNA-3-methyladenine glycosylase 2 family protein, whose product MRPGASVDRAMVGATHAPAEAAVGAEEAEGPAPAATGAWPLPRPYDFLETTRMLRVGAWDPTVRREPGGLWRTANTPEGVATVRLRVGDQVCAQAWGPGAAYAIGEVPAWIGLDDPVWALPPHPVTDRLLRRHRGLRATDTRDVFQALVTIVLQQLVTWQEAALTWRRLCSALGAPAPGPIGDLRLAPTPGAIRAAGPEGLQQLGVGFQRARTLLAVARAARLLEQAKSLPTGEASALLQSVRGVGPWTAAVVLGARLGRPEPVPVGDLHLPHTVSWALAGEPRGSDARMLELLEPFQGLGYRVVRLIHAARIEAPRRGPRMPLRRR is encoded by the coding sequence GTGCGCCCAGGGGCGAGTGTCGATCGCGCGATGGTCGGCGCCACCCATGCACCCGCGGAGGCCGCAGTGGGGGCGGAGGAGGCGGAGGGCCCTGCGCCCGCTGCGACCGGTGCGTGGCCGTTGCCCCGTCCCTACGACTTCTTGGAGACCACACGCATGCTCCGGGTGGGCGCGTGGGATCCGACGGTGCGGCGGGAGCCGGGCGGGCTGTGGCGGACGGCGAACACACCGGAGGGGGTTGCCACGGTGCGCCTGCGTGTCGGCGACCAGGTGTGCGCCCAAGCCTGGGGGCCGGGCGCGGCTTACGCGATCGGCGAGGTGCCGGCCTGGATCGGGCTCGACGACCCGGTCTGGGCGCTGCCGCCCCATCCGGTCACCGATCGGCTTCTGCGACGACATCGCGGCCTACGCGCCACCGACACCCGGGATGTCTTTCAGGCGCTGGTGACGATCGTGCTACAGCAGTTGGTGACGTGGCAGGAGGCCGCCCTGACCTGGCGCCGGCTATGCAGCGCACTGGGAGCGCCTGCGCCCGGGCCCATCGGCGACCTGCGCCTGGCACCGACTCCCGGCGCCATTCGAGCGGCCGGTCCGGAGGGCCTGCAACAGCTCGGCGTCGGATTCCAACGTGCCCGGACGCTGCTCGCGGTGGCACGGGCGGCGCGCTTGCTCGAGCAGGCGAAGTCGCTGCCGACCGGAGAGGCCTCCGCGTTGCTTCAGTCCGTACGAGGCGTGGGCCCCTGGACGGCCGCGGTCGTGCTCGGTGCCCGCCTGGGCCGTCCCGAACCGGTGCCCGTCGGCGACCTGCATCTGCCGCACACGGTGTCCTGGGCGTTGGCGGGTGAGCCGCGCGGCTCGGACGCACGCATGTTGGAGCTGCTGGAGCCCTTCCAGGGGCTGGGCTACCGAGTGGTGCGCTTGATCCATGCGGCCAGGATCGAGGCGCCGCGGCGGGGACCGCGGATGCCGCTACGGCGGCGCTGA
- a CDS encoding amidohydrolase family protein produces the protein MQGPHVIRAARMFDARAGRIVDNAVIVVEGGRITAVNPSRVPETQHDMDLGDVTLLPGLIDAHTHLVSEIGPNSFIEPVTMLPEEAALGAVKNGWTTLQAGFTTVRDFGGDATVALGRAVERGDIAAPHIIPSRNALGITGGHCDVTGFAPGVRELGPADGVADGPWEVVEAVRYQIKHGAKVIKTCATAGVLSLEGPVGAQQYSYEELKAMVDEAARHGIKVAAHAHGSEGILAAVKAGVASIEHGSMLTDEILAEMRGHGTYLVPTVYLQQRINLDVLPPLVRSKAQTVLPLAQASIRRAIAEGVKIAFGTDAGVYPHGENARELEVYVEWGMPAARALQTATLYAADLLDTADRGVLEEGMLADIIAVPGNPVDDISVTRDVQFVMLAGRVVKHPPSHMGMSH, from the coding sequence ATGCAGGGCCCGCACGTGATCCGCGCGGCGCGGATGTTCGATGCTCGAGCCGGACGCATCGTCGACAACGCCGTGATCGTGGTCGAGGGAGGCCGCATCACGGCCGTGAACCCCAGCAGGGTGCCCGAGACGCAACACGACATGGACCTGGGTGACGTGACGTTGCTCCCGGGCCTGATCGACGCGCATACGCACCTGGTCAGCGAGATCGGCCCCAACAGCTTCATCGAACCGGTGACGATGTTGCCGGAGGAGGCGGCCCTCGGGGCCGTGAAGAACGGGTGGACCACGCTGCAGGCGGGCTTCACCACGGTGCGTGACTTCGGTGGTGATGCCACGGTAGCGCTGGGGCGGGCCGTCGAACGAGGCGACATCGCCGCGCCGCACATCATCCCCTCCCGCAACGCGCTGGGCATCACCGGCGGACACTGTGACGTGACGGGCTTTGCGCCGGGCGTGCGCGAGCTGGGTCCCGCGGACGGTGTGGCCGATGGTCCCTGGGAGGTGGTCGAGGCCGTGCGCTATCAGATCAAGCACGGAGCCAAGGTCATCAAGACCTGCGCGACCGCGGGGGTGCTCTCACTGGAGGGGCCGGTCGGTGCTCAGCAGTACAGCTACGAGGAACTGAAGGCCATGGTGGACGAGGCGGCCCGCCATGGGATCAAGGTGGCGGCGCACGCCCATGGTTCGGAAGGCATCCTGGCTGCCGTGAAGGCCGGCGTCGCCTCCATCGAACACGGCTCCATGTTGACCGACGAGATCCTCGCCGAGATGAGGGGACACGGCACGTATCTGGTGCCCACCGTCTACCTGCAGCAACGGATCAATCTGGACGTGCTGCCTCCACTCGTACGCTCCAAGGCGCAGACCGTGCTCCCGCTCGCCCAGGCCAGCATCCGCAGGGCGATCGCTGAAGGCGTGAAGATCGCCTTCGGCACCGACGCGGGGGTGTATCCGCACGGCGAGAACGCGCGCGAATTGGAAGTCTATGTGGAGTGGGGCATGCCTGCAGCGCGCGCCCTGCAGACGGCCACCCTCTATGCGGCCGACCTGCTGGACACCGCGGACCGCGGCGTGTTGGAAGAAGGGATGCTAGCGGACATCATCGCCGTGCCCGGCAACCCCGTGGACGACATCTCGGTCACCCGCGACGTGCAGTTCGTGATGCTGGCCGGTCGCGTCGTGAAGCATCCCCCCAGTCACATGGGGATGAGCCACTAG
- a CDS encoding TonB-dependent receptor, giving the protein MSGRLVCACLGLWTVAVPSAAQIPDSIKPLPLEPLEVTVVREGTVAPPVVTIAVGADAIRRAQADTPYDLVRRLAGIEVHEHGQGPGFAADAVLRGFTSDHSSDVLLVVDGVPINLPVHGHVEGYSDWFMLVAPALRELRVIHGPASPLYGDFAFGGVVEAFTEVDEDVASGSLGTSSQGGATAWFRGGRRGERGGLLFTADGERNEGWREHSGFWLGRGLARGWRALGDGRLEGGASVYLSDWNSPSFVSVDQYNAGELRQAVDPTDGGRAHRLIVHGRYTGVIGSGGVQATAWAQTLGSLVFLNLPDDGVLAQSEERDERVAAGGRVQALWNLRGGDATLGTEVRRDASQYRLFATDQRERESATTGLDGDYTSVAAYARWRTRVNDRVTLDLGGRLDGLYYTSVDRLNDPESASPRTNHVWLASPKIGVRYALDDRWSALGSFSRGFRGAPGVLTDPQRPAMTAWAGELGLQLLASSVTARLAAFRLDVTNERIQDPVSRVISNQGASVRQGLSVDVAWAASARMSLFGSLTYNDAYIAEEITFPEPPLAGGFDGLNGGVAPTTAALRLFHLVPLRPGDPVPNVGRYVGRAGVEAPVGEASALRVTWRFSGPFSPIGEPRVRTQAYGVLDLGASLPARPAHGVLDIELENLTGTRYPEVRASGFINPGAPRTLRVALRFGAAAPVPSH; this is encoded by the coding sequence ATGAGCGGACGCTTGGTTTGCGCCTGCCTCGGTTTGTGGACCGTGGCGGTGCCCAGCGCAGCGCAGATACCAGATTCGATCAAGCCTTTGCCCCTCGAACCGCTGGAGGTCACGGTGGTTCGGGAGGGGACGGTCGCACCTCCCGTCGTCACCATCGCGGTGGGGGCCGACGCGATCCGTCGCGCGCAAGCAGATACTCCGTACGACCTTGTGCGTCGGCTGGCGGGGATCGAGGTCCACGAGCACGGGCAGGGCCCCGGCTTCGCGGCGGACGCGGTGCTGCGCGGATTCACCTCGGATCATTCGTCCGATGTGCTGCTCGTCGTGGACGGCGTGCCGATCAACCTACCGGTGCATGGGCACGTCGAAGGATACTCGGACTGGTTCATGTTGGTGGCGCCGGCCCTGCGCGAGTTGCGCGTAATCCACGGACCGGCCAGTCCACTCTACGGCGACTTCGCCTTCGGGGGTGTGGTGGAGGCGTTCACCGAGGTGGACGAGGACGTCGCGTCGGGATCCCTTGGCACATCGAGCCAGGGGGGCGCCACCGCCTGGTTTCGAGGAGGACGCCGCGGGGAACGGGGCGGGCTTCTGTTCACGGCAGACGGCGAGCGCAACGAGGGCTGGCGCGAGCACTCGGGATTCTGGCTCGGGAGGGGACTGGCTCGCGGCTGGCGGGCCCTAGGCGACGGCCGTCTGGAGGGGGGAGCGTCGGTCTATCTCTCCGATTGGAACTCGCCGAGCTTCGTCAGCGTCGATCAGTACAATGCGGGGGAGCTGCGCCAGGCGGTCGATCCCACGGATGGTGGGCGCGCCCATCGCCTGATCGTGCACGGGCGCTACACGGGCGTGATCGGGAGCGGCGGGGTGCAGGCTACTGCCTGGGCCCAGACGCTGGGTTCCCTCGTGTTTCTCAATCTTCCGGACGACGGGGTGCTGGCGCAGAGCGAGGAGCGGGACGAGCGTGTCGCCGCCGGCGGTCGGGTGCAAGCGCTGTGGAACCTTCGGGGCGGCGACGCGACGTTGGGGACGGAGGTCCGGCGGGACGCAAGCCAATACCGACTGTTCGCGACGGACCAGCGCGAGCGGGAGAGCGCCACCACCGGGCTCGACGGCGACTACACGAGTGTGGCGGCGTACGCCCGTTGGCGCACACGGGTGAATGATCGCGTCACGCTCGACCTGGGTGGACGACTCGATGGGCTCTACTACACCAGCGTGGACCGCCTGAACGATCCGGAAAGCGCGTCGCCCCGGACGAACCACGTCTGGCTGGCGAGCCCGAAGATCGGCGTCCGCTACGCGCTCGACGATCGCTGGTCTGCCCTCGGCTCCTTCAGTCGCGGGTTTCGGGGCGCCCCCGGTGTGTTGACCGATCCGCAGCGCCCCGCGATGACTGCGTGGGCTGGCGAGTTGGGCCTGCAGCTGCTGGCGAGTTCCGTGACCGCGCGCCTTGCCGCTTTTCGACTCGATGTGACGAACGAGCGGATTCAGGATCCTGTCTCGCGCGTCATCTCCAACCAGGGTGCATCCGTGCGGCAGGGTCTCAGCGTCGACGTTGCCTGGGCGGCGTCGGCGCGCATGTCGCTCTTCGGATCGTTGACCTACAACGATGCGTACATCGCGGAAGAGATCACGTTCCCGGAGCCGCCGCTCGCAGGCGGCTTCGACGGGTTGAACGGAGGCGTAGCGCCGACGACCGCTGCCTTGCGCCTCTTCCATCTCGTGCCCCTCCGCCCCGGCGATCCCGTACCCAACGTGGGCAGGTACGTCGGGCGCGCCGGCGTCGAGGCGCCTGTGGGCGAGGCATCGGCGCTGCGGGTGACCTGGCGGTTCTCGGGGCCGTTCTCCCCGATCGGCGAGCCCAGGGTCCGGACACAGGCCTACGGTGTGCTCGATCTGGGCGCGAGTCTGCCCGCGCGACCAGCGCACGGCGTGCTCGACATCGAGCTGGAGAATCTGACTGGCACGCGGTACCCCGAGGTTCGTGCCTCGGGCTTCATCAACCCGGGCGCACCGCGCACGCTGCGCGTCGCGTTGCGATTCGGTGCTGCAGCTCCGGTCCCATCCCACTGA
- a CDS encoding dihydrofolate reductase family protein, with product MNDPRVRIYLASSLDGFIAGSDHDLSWLDSADVAHAAGETMPPGALDYPEFIQDIGALLMGRRTYDVVRGFGVPWPYGSRPVLVATRRPLDDDPPATVRAVQGSIHELVAQARDAAAGKDVYLDGGVLIRQAAEADLIDDLTITLAPIALGSGIPLFAGMERRYPLEIVSHHPHVGGMLQLRMRPKRG from the coding sequence ATGAACGACCCGCGCGTCCGGATCTATCTGGCCAGCTCCCTGGACGGGTTCATCGCCGGATCCGACCACGACCTCTCCTGGCTGGACAGCGCGGACGTCGCGCACGCTGCGGGCGAGACGATGCCCCCGGGTGCCCTGGACTATCCGGAGTTCATCCAGGACATCGGCGCGTTGCTCATGGGGCGTCGTACCTACGACGTCGTGCGCGGATTCGGCGTTCCGTGGCCGTACGGATCCCGCCCGGTATTGGTCGCGACCCGCCGCCCGCTCGACGACGATCCACCCGCGACGGTCCGAGCGGTCCAAGGCAGCATCCACGAGCTGGTGGCTCAAGCGCGCGACGCGGCCGCAGGCAAGGACGTCTACCTGGACGGGGGTGTGCTCATCCGGCAGGCGGCGGAAGCGGACCTGATCGACGACCTGACGATCACGCTGGCGCCCATCGCCCTGGGCTCCGGGATCCCGCTCTTCGCGGGCATGGAACGCCGCTATCCGCTCGAGATCGTCTCGCACCACCCGCACGTCGGTGGGATGCTGCAGCTGCGGATGCGGCCCAAGCGGGGGTGA